In Leptospira montravelensis, the genomic window TCCTTAGACAAAATCGAACTAGAGCAGTGGAAATCTCCGCTGATACAGATCCAAATGGACGAGGTTCTGGTTTCGCAATGGAAGAATTGCAACGTATTGTGAAAGAAGTCCTCCCGTTACCTGAGGGTGTCAAACTCACATTTAGCGGACAAACAGAAGATTTAGAATCCACTGGTAAAAACATGGGCATTGCCCTTGGTCTAGGTGTTGTGTTTATTTACCTTGTTCTTGCTTCGCTTTATGAAAGTTTTATCATACCAATCTCAATCCTTGTTGTCATTCCACTTGCGATGACTGGGGCTTTTTTGGGATTATATATAACAGGGAAAGCTATGGATATTTATGCAAACATTGGAATGATTTTACTTTTTGGACTGGCTACAAAAAATTCCATTCTTCTAATTGATTTTGCAAAAGACTTACAAAAAACTGGAGTAGATACTGTAACGGCACTCATAGAAGCGGGAAGAGCAAGACTCAGACCCATACTTATGACATCGATTGCTCTCATTGCAGGTATGCTTCCAGTTGCCATTGGATTGAATGAAGCATCCAAACAAAGAACAACGATGGGTGTAACTGTCATTGGTGGATTAATATCTTCTACAATTTTAACTTTGTATGTAATTCCCGCTGTGTATCAATACATTTGCAAGTGGATTGAACCAAAGAAAAAAATAGTTACTAAATAAAGGAGTAAGAATTGGATCCTGTTCAAATTAGAATATTAGATAAAGCGGAAGAATTGTTTTCGAAGTACGGTTATTCCAAAACCAAAATGGAAGAAATTGCTAGTTCTTTAAAAATAAGCCGCAAAACATTATATAAATTCTATTCTAATAAACAGGATCTTTTAGAATTCTATTTAGATTATAGACAGAAGGTAAACTCTGAACTTCTAAATCAGATTGCCGATGACGAAACCTTAACTGCTGTAGAAAAATTCAATAAAATGCATAAAAATTTTGTGGAAGACTCACCTAATACAATGTTAGATGAATTTATTCGAGAAATCTCAGAATTATTTCCGCACATCGCAGAAAACATTAACAAATACAGGGAAACTGAACTACCGAAAATATTAACTCGAATATTCAATACGGCAAAAAAAAAGGGGGAACTTAGAGATGGTTTTATGCCAGAAGTAGCTGTCCATTTGTTTTTAGCTTCCATCGACAAACTCATCAACAATAAGTCATCCATTACAGTACCACTCAATATCCACCAGTTTCAAAACGAAGTTGTCAATGTAATATTTTATGGAATTCTAAAACGCTAAAAAATATACTTTACGAAACCAAATTGAAAGTATCATAAAATCGTTTTCCATTTGGTTACTGAAGTTGTAGCCATTTTTCAAATGAAAACTAAAAAGTCTAAATTGGCGATTTAAAAAACCTGGTCATTCCACAACGGCGAATTGCTGTGTAAGGGCGATTCCACTCCTAGAAAACTTATTTACTTTTGTAAAGAACAGATAAACTTAAAGAAAATATTTAGGATTATACATTTGAATGATCAACGATTTTTGGATGCGTATTTTGATCGCATTGGATTTAAGGGCCCTCAAATTCCCTCTCTCGAATTATTAAACAATATTACCTTAGCTCATGTTCGCAGTATCCCATTTGAAAATTTGGATATTCTATTAGGTAAAAGTATCAATATTAGTTTGGATTCAGTTTTTGAAAAATTAATCATTCAAAAACGAGGTGGTTATTGTTTTGAACAAAATGGACTTCTTTTGCATGTTTTGCAGAAACTAGGATTTGAAGTCACTCCTATCAGTGCGAGAGTTCGTTTAGATAGACCAAGGGAATTTACTCCGCCGCGAACACATGTTTTTCTACGAGTAGAACATTCTGGAAAGTCTTGGTTCACTGATGTTGGTGTAGGTGGAGTATCACTCACATCAGCAATAGAATTCATTCAAGATACAGAACAAAAAACAAATCACGAAACAAGAAGAATTGTTTATGAAGGAAATCGTTACTTCCATCAAGTTTTATTTCCAAATGGATGGTCCGATGTTTGTGAATTTACTTTAGAAGAAATGCCAGAAATAGATCGTGAACTTGCAAATTGGTATACAAGTGACCATCCAAAATCTCATTTTAAGGACCGCTTAATTGTTGCTAGGGCAGGCGAGGACGGGAAAAGGTTTACACTAGTCAATAGAGAATTCTCGGAACGTGACAAAAATGGCATTGCCAATAAGTTTCTAATTAAATCACCCAAAGATTTAATAAAAATTCTTAAAGAAAAATTCAACCTTACTTTTCCCTTAGATACAGAATTTCGGACACCTGGTTTACAATGGGATCAATGATTTCGTAAATTAAAATATCAAACTAAATAAACATACAAATGTGATACTATTACTTTAAAGGTTTTTTCTTTGAATTTTTTGAATCTAAATTAATAATCAAATAGGTTTAGAACATTAACTCAGAAGAATTTATAAAAAACTAACAGGTGCAAAATTATTTTTGAAATCCATTTAAGAAAAGAACTATGGTATGCCCTCAGTTTTTTATTGCAATTTAGGTCTATCCATTTAGAGATGAACCCTCCAGGAGAGTTTTTTTGAAAATCAAGCAACTTCTTCCAGTTACATACTTACTCTTAAATTATAAGGGTCGAATTGATAGAAAAGTGTATTGGATTGCCTCATTGTTTATGTGGTCCAACTTTTATGTTTTTTACCAAACTTTGGACTATTTCCTAGGAGAGACAAGTACTTGGATCATCTACCCGCTCATGCTTTGGGGGATACTTGCAGTTTCAGCAAAACGATTTCATGATATTGGGAAATCAGGAAACACGATCCTACTCACGTTTATACCTATTTTTGGTCCGTTGTTTGTCATTTACCTTTTAGCCTTTAAAAAAGGAAATACTAAAGGCAACCAGTACGGCTCAGTTCCTGGGTCGGAAATTGATTATTATAAAAATGATGATGGAACCACTATTCCCCACTTAAAATCAAATGAAGTGATCATAAACGATGTTACGCGATTAAATCCAGTAATCGTATCCTCTGTGTTTCGTCCAGAATCCTTGGATGAACTTATAAATTTTGTAAAATCATCACCAAGTTCCATCTCTGTGGGTGGAGGGCGATTTAGTATGGGTGGCCAAACAGCAAGCCCAGGCACAGTGCACATTGATATGCGAAAACTCAATCAAGTGATTGATTACAATCCATCGGAAAAGTGGATTAAGGTCCAAGCAGGCATTCGTTGGTGTGACATTCAACATTATATCGACAAAGATGATTTATCTGTTAAGATCATGCAAACGTATGCAAACTTCTCTGTAGGTGGTGCATTGAGTGTCAATTGTCACGGCCGTTATATGGGATTGGGTCCTGTTGTTTTATCAGTCAGATCCATTGATGTAATCCTTGCCGATGGTAGTTTAATCAAAGCAAACAGAGAAGAAAATTCCGATATATTTGCTGGGATGATTGGTGGTTATAACTCCGTTGGTATTATAGCAGCGGTTGAGTTTGATTTGGATGACAATGTTAAAGTAAAACAAGTCAGCAAAAAAATGAAAAAAAACCAATACTTCCAATTTTTTAAATATAGTATTCGGGAAGATAAAAAGGTAATTTTTCATAATGCCGATATTTATCCTCCTAAATATAAAAACATTAGGGCAGTTAGTTGGGAATTTACTTTAGACAAACCTACCGTAAATTCAAGATTTATGCCATTACAATCATCTTATCCAATCCATCGTTATTTTTTCTGGGACTTTACAGAATCTCCATTTGGAAAATGGAGGCGTGAGTATATTGTAGATCCTCTGCTATTTTTTTCCAAAAAAGTCCACTGGAGAAATTATGAAGCTGGTTATGATGTTTTAGAACTAGAGCCATCAGCACGTGAAAAATCAACTTACGTATTACAAGAATACTTTGTTCCAATTGAAAAATTTAATGTATTTTCAGACAGATTGTGTGATATCTTAAAACGCCATAAAGTAAACATGGTGAATATTTCAGTACGTCATGCAAAGGCAGATGAAGAAACTTATTTGTCATGGGCGCCCAAAGAAAGTTTTGCTTTTGTATTATATTATAAACAAAAAGTAAACGAAACTGATAAGTTAAAAGTCGCAGTGTGGACTAGAGAATTAATGAATGCTAGCATTGAAGCAGGAGGCACTTATTATTTACCTTACCAAACCCATGCATCCAAAGAAATGTTCCAGAGAGCTTATCCTAAATACAAAGAAATTTTTGCTTTAAAAGAAAAACTAGATCCCAAGTTTCGATTCAAAAATATTTTTTGGGATACTTATTACAAAGATAACCAAAACCCTGAAGTTTCTGATTCCAAATTTCATCAAATTTTTGCAAATGTAAAGTGGAGTGATGCACTCTATCGCTTTCTGCAAGTGGTCTTTAATCTTTATCCAGAAGAAAAATTCTTTCAGTTGATCTACGATATCACCAAACAATACAAAACAGATCTCGAAATTTATTCACAAATTTCAAAAAGAATAAATTCAGTTAAACCTTTTCATGCTGATTTGACTTACGCATTACCTGCACTACTCAAACAAAAAAAAGAACTGTCTGAGCAAATTTTGGAACTACTTGGAACCAATACTACCATTAACGGATATATGGAAATCGGAACCACTGGAAGATACATTTCGAGTTTAAAAAATAAATTAAAATTTAACCAAAAAATTTATATAGTAAATTCAGTTCCACCTAAGTACAATGCAGTTGATATTTTAGAAAGAGGTGGGATCAGAAAAATTGGAACTTTTTATCCACTCAACGATTATGATCCGATTAGTAATGAAATACCTTCTGAAAGCCTAGATCTTGTTACTGGTTTGATTGGCTTACATCATATACAATTAGATAAATTAGAATCCTTCATCCAATCAATCCATCGAGTTCTTCGAGTTGGAGGTAAATTTATATTAAGAGATCATGATGTGAAAGATTCAGAAATGTCTGCATTTGTTTCGCTCATCCATACAGTTTTCAATCTTGGATTAAAAGAAACTTGGGAATTTGAATCTGCTGAATTTAAAAAATTTCGTTCCATTGAGGAATGGATAGAGATTCTGAAAAAATTCCATTTGCAAGCAGGACCAGAAAGACTACTCCAGAAGGATGACCCTTCTGATAATACTTTAATGATTTTTACGAAGGTATCAAAATGAGTCGATTGATCTTTACTACTCTAATTTCTTTTTCCCTCAGTATTTGCATTTGGACCTCAAAACAATCCACTACAGAATATATTGAAAAAGTTCCAAATGAATGGATGCTGAATGATACGATGTCCTTCACTCCCAAAGAACATGTACGTCCCGGAGACCAAACTTTTTTAACTTTTCCCGAGTGGTTTTTAGTTCATAGTCCCAAAGAACAAGCTATATATTTTAAAAATCAAACTTCTAGCACATTTCCTTATTGGGAACACGTTTTGCAACTTTGGAAATCATATATGATTGTTTCAGACCAAATTTTAGAATCATATGAATTTAACTATGGATACCATCTAATGATAGTTGTATTAACCGTCAGTACGACAGTTGAGTATGGAGCAAAACAAATTTATGAAAAGATGATTGGTCGTATTACCACATTAACCGAAGACAAGGCACTCACTGAAGAAGACCAATTCAATGCAAAGTTCACACAATCTTACGTAAACTTTATACTACAGACTCCTTGGTATGAATATAATTTCTTTCAAGAACTCAAATCTCTTTGGATTGAAGTTCCTTTATTTGGGGATCATATGTTTCGCAAATGGGAGAGACGTTATTATCTGACCACAGATATTTTTGTAAAAGCTGTGTATGGATTTTTGATCAAAAAAGCCACAAAAGCTACCTACGAAGATCCTATTTTAGGCACTGCTATTGTTTTAGATGAAACCATTAATACCAATGATAAAATAAAACTTCTAAATGGTAAGGATCCTCTTCATACTGTGTATTTGATTCCTAGGTATGCAGATTTCCATTCTACTTTGGAATCTATCCTTATAGGAAAAACTGTCGACTTACAGGAGATAGCAGGAAATAAATCAGCCACCTTAGTGACTATCTTATTAAAGAAGGATGATAGTTTTCCAAAAATTCCTGAATCAAAAACGATATTCCGACAAGACATCCTCACTAGACCAGGAGAAATGCGTTATGCGCTAGTCTCCAAAGTTCAAAACTTAAAAGCTATGTTGGAAATTCTAAGTGAAAAAAACATCGAAATTGAACATATCTACGATTTTTAATAAACCAATTAGATTAAAATTCTTTCAAGAAGCCGCCTTCCCTAAGAAATCGCTCCTAAACTTGAAGATGGATCCAAAGTGAGGATATTAAAATTCAATTTCTTATATTTAAGAAACGAACATAGAATCATTCAATTTTAAATCATATAGTGATTATTCAAATTAATACTCGTTGGTATTTTTAGAATCTAAAAGAAGGATACCATGAAATAGTTGTTATATTTAGCTTGCTATTTTTTTCGAATATTTGAATCTTCTGCTGTATGATACAGAACATTCAATCTTCCAAAATTAATATTACTTTTCTTCTCATATTGTTTATGAGTTTTAACTGTGCGACGTATATGAGAAATTCATCGCAAGAATTACAAATCTTGGGACCAGAAAATAGCTCAATTTATATTGAGAATGAAAAAGTTGGTGAATCACTGATTGTCACAAAAGCTGGATTTCCAGAACTTGAAAAAAAACCAACCAAAACGATCCGAGTGGAGAAAGATGGTTTTAATCCGGAATCTGCGCAAATTGAATCTAGTTTTAGTTTTTGGTTTTGGGGAAATATACTTTTGCTGCCTGCCGCTCCTATTGGTTTTATCACAGATTATTACTTAGGTTATCATAAAAAATATTCACCAAAATCCGTTGTTCTAAATAAATTAACGGTAAATCCCAGTTTCAAAATTCAAAACAATAATCCTTCACATGATAAATTCAATCAGAGAGTAATACAAGATAAGGACAAAATTACCAGTGTCAGTTATGGAAATTTAATAAAAGTTCGTTTAACAAAAGTTGATGAATCTGGAAAAGAAATTCCAGACTCAGAAGTCCAATTTGCAGGTTTAATGAATCCCAATCAAGAAGCACAGATTAAACCAGGTCGGTATTTGATCCAAGGAACTTTTGAAGGGGATGCCTATGATCATAAAGCGAGAATCCGATATACAGCAAAAGTACCAGGCCAATCAATCATAGATATACCGGGTGGCGGAGTTGGTGTTTTTTGTGGAACCATCGACTATGAAAAAAAAGGAACTGGTATTCGATTCCTTCATATCAATGAGGAAGACACAACATTGTTTCAAGGTATATTGCCAAGGTTTGATTTTCTTAGACGAATTGCCTTGGAAAATTGTAGGGATGTATTTAATCCACAAGACCTTAAAAGATAAACCCATCGCAAACAAAATAAATTGATACTTTTGGAGCTGAGTAACTGATTTTAGTCTCAGCTCCAGTGGAAAGAAATACGAACTCAGGTAAAGAGGAACGAATCCAAATTTAAATATGTTTTGCCAATCGCTCCGATTGTTTTGCAAGTCCATCCACATTTTCACGTAAGTGTGAGGTATTGGATGCAAGCGAAGATGCAGATTGTTCAATTGATACAAGTGCCCTCGACATTTCCTGAGTTCCTATTTTTTGTTCCGATGCCACAACTTCCAATTGTTTGGAAAGTGAGAACAATTCCTGAAATGAATTTAAAAATGATTTATGAATCGATGTTTGTTTTTCCACTTTAACTTTTAAATCAGATAAGTTTGAAACAAGAATCCCAAAACTTTTGTCTTGGATTCCCATTTTTTCCTTCGTTTCAGAGGCAGCAGTATTTCCGCTAACAATCTGTTTGGCTGCTTGCGTAATGATTTTTGAAATGAGGGAAGCATTTTCTTGTGCGCTATCAGCAAGTTTTGCAACTTCTTGAGCTACAACGGCAAAACCTCTACCATGTTCACCAGCCCTTGCCGCTTCAATTGAAGCATTTAATGCTAGTAAGTTGGTCCTGTCGGCAATATCCCTTAAAATTTGATTCACTTCTTCCACTTTTTGAAAACTTTCTTTAATTTCTTCAAAATTAGAACTTACAGAATCCATTGCTGAAGTCACTTGGAAACTATATTGTTTGGATTCGTCTGTGGTTTGTGCCAAATTGATAGTTGATGAGTAAACTTCAGACAAAATTTTATCCATCACTGAACTTTCTTGGTTTAAGTCATCAATTCTAGTAAACTGTGATTTTACAAAATCGCTAGCGCTGTCCATTGATGCTGCCAGTTCTTCCATTGATGCGCTGATCTCTTCGACACTCGAAACTTGTGTTTGAATTTCAGAATTTAAAGAATCCATAAATTTTAACATTTCTTGGACACTTTTGTTTAAAGTCTCTGCTTCTGATTGGATGTTTTGTTTGGTTTGATTTGCAGATTCCGATTTTAACCTTGCATCCTCAGCAGATTTAGTTGCCTCATTACTCGAATTAGACATAAATTTTACAACAGCACTCATCATAT contains:
- a CDS encoding TetR/AcrR family transcriptional regulator — encoded protein: MDPVQIRILDKAEELFSKYGYSKTKMEEIASSLKISRKTLYKFYSNKQDLLEFYLDYRQKVNSELLNQIADDETLTAVEKFNKMHKNFVEDSPNTMLDEFIREISELFPHIAENINKYRETELPKILTRIFNTAKKKGELRDGFMPEVAVHLFLASIDKLINNKSSITVPLNIHQFQNEVVNVIFYGILKR
- a CDS encoding arylamine N-acetyltransferase family protein; this encodes MNDQRFLDAYFDRIGFKGPQIPSLELLNNITLAHVRSIPFENLDILLGKSINISLDSVFEKLIIQKRGGYCFEQNGLLLHVLQKLGFEVTPISARVRLDRPREFTPPRTHVFLRVEHSGKSWFTDVGVGGVSLTSAIEFIQDTEQKTNHETRRIVYEGNRYFHQVLFPNGWSDVCEFTLEEMPEIDRELANWYTSDHPKSHFKDRLIVARAGEDGKRFTLVNREFSERDKNGIANKFLIKSPKDLIKILKEKFNLTFPLDTEFRTPGLQWDQ
- a CDS encoding FAD-binding protein; its protein translation is MKIKQLLPVTYLLLNYKGRIDRKVYWIASLFMWSNFYVFYQTLDYFLGETSTWIIYPLMLWGILAVSAKRFHDIGKSGNTILLTFIPIFGPLFVIYLLAFKKGNTKGNQYGSVPGSEIDYYKNDDGTTIPHLKSNEVIINDVTRLNPVIVSSVFRPESLDELINFVKSSPSSISVGGGRFSMGGQTASPGTVHIDMRKLNQVIDYNPSEKWIKVQAGIRWCDIQHYIDKDDLSVKIMQTYANFSVGGALSVNCHGRYMGLGPVVLSVRSIDVILADGSLIKANREENSDIFAGMIGGYNSVGIIAAVEFDLDDNVKVKQVSKKMKKNQYFQFFKYSIREDKKVIFHNADIYPPKYKNIRAVSWEFTLDKPTVNSRFMPLQSSYPIHRYFFWDFTESPFGKWRREYIVDPLLFFSKKVHWRNYEAGYDVLELEPSAREKSTYVLQEYFVPIEKFNVFSDRLCDILKRHKVNMVNISVRHAKADEETYLSWAPKESFAFVLYYKQKVNETDKLKVAVWTRELMNASIEAGGTYYLPYQTHASKEMFQRAYPKYKEIFALKEKLDPKFRFKNIFWDTYYKDNQNPEVSDSKFHQIFANVKWSDALYRFLQVVFNLYPEEKFFQLIYDITKQYKTDLEIYSQISKRINSVKPFHADLTYALPALLKQKKELSEQILELLGTNTTINGYMEIGTTGRYISSLKNKLKFNQKIYIVNSVPPKYNAVDILERGGIRKIGTFYPLNDYDPISNEIPSESLDLVTGLIGLHHIQLDKLESFIQSIHRVLRVGGKFILRDHDVKDSEMSAFVSLIHTVFNLGLKETWEFESAEFKKFRSIEEWIEILKKFHLQAGPERLLQKDDPSDNTLMIFTKVSK
- a CDS encoding LEPBI_I2678 family protein; its protein translation is MIQNIQSSKINITFLLILFMSFNCATYMRNSSQELQILGPENSSIYIENEKVGESLIVTKAGFPELEKKPTKTIRVEKDGFNPESAQIESSFSFWFWGNILLLPAAPIGFITDYYLGYHKKYSPKSVVLNKLTVNPSFKIQNNNPSHDKFNQRVIQDKDKITSVSYGNLIKVRLTKVDESGKEIPDSEVQFAGLMNPNQEAQIKPGRYLIQGTFEGDAYDHKARIRYTAKVPGQSIIDIPGGGVGVFCGTIDYEKKGTGIRFLHINEEDTTLFQGILPRFDFLRRIALENCRDVFNPQDLKR
- a CDS encoding methyl-accepting chemotaxis protein; this encodes MSAVTGNYLEKGSMIANTIRISFAIVMLSINIFFMVAIPTTEKTMSLILSFLEFVVLSYGVYTFWLYKQKKFYLKFAYVSILLDIIIYSSVFAIVVIMSKSPAEKVSIATLPFVMLVLLFVVIYSGFLLSYRLTMTVGYIAISSLLLYVFLGVMGGAEIKFIATAANQFGIPFIGINTIALVCGVHMMSAVVKFMSNSSNEATKSAEDARLKSESANQTKQNIQSEAETLNKSVQEMLKFMDSLNSEIQTQVSSVEEISASMEELAASMDSASDFVKSQFTRIDDLNQESSVMDKILSEVYSSTINLAQTTDESKQYSFQVTSAMDSVSSNFEEIKESFQKVEEVNQILRDIADRTNLLALNASIEAARAGEHGRGFAVVAQEVAKLADSAQENASLISKIITQAAKQIVSGNTAASETKEKMGIQDKSFGILVSNLSDLKVKVEKQTSIHKSFLNSFQELFSLSKQLEVVASEQKIGTQEMSRALVSIEQSASSLASNTSHLRENVDGLAKQSERLAKHI